One stretch of Nicotiana tabacum cultivar K326 chromosome 18, ASM71507v2, whole genome shotgun sequence DNA includes these proteins:
- the LOC107777432 gene encoding protein NLP6-like isoform X1: MESVFSEQAWSRQPNGLWVFWSERDDAEQLQNHFSFTTDVVTKRMVIKERVKIALQHVEKLSCNYLIQYWASIVIDGQTFLTTSDQPFGLTRLEYGLCSYRKKCLSHAIPVELKNSTQCENDLGPPGRVFKHRLPELCTDVKNYSQQEFPLRDDAVAWSIQWCYTVPVFDPSRDTFVGVLELVTSHQTNEWIFGNSVLPIFKMLQVVDLKSPDSYCPLDLKVLDDRQCALGGLYKAIEVVCQKHQFLFAQIWVSVADSWCTGKVITVRQRHIAINDNQNLSLFKYASGLQYILEGYGVVGRAFSSKSSCFCRDVTRLSIMEYPLVTCAREAGLTGCFAICLSAPGNDDNVFILEFFLPPNELLRRNLQDFLKLVLGTVKQQLQHVKVAVGHDFGEMLPVEVIKISSDDELDSFDICQTTKELQNAEPLPNGGELMLLDTPNQQSFSSETNQQLSLDIDEINAERDSIAVSEEQCNSAGSSTSAKTSQNKERKLQLDLSTRQAKQGANAGNKRKKGKRIFTSESEIQKERERIEQDHNINLKKIEDRSSMTQDAAANDLGVGKSTLKRICRLYGITRWPPKNKEKKTKCSHSRKMKSILPAEEDVNARTKFQQSSDSPNKEDTINGAKVGAHVTEILDGTAVITKVNYGDRMLKLKLTSSSKMKDLEEEVVKRVESSIESFDFTYVDKEGDTILIKCDEDLTECFLHSRSSESATVKMSITPKS, from the exons ATGGAGAGTGTGTTCAGTGAACAAGCCTGGTCCCGCCAACCCAATGGtctatgggttttttggagtgaACGTGATGATGCAGAGCAGCTTCAGAATCACTTCTCCTTCA CTACAGATGTTGTTACTAAACGCATGGTAATCAAGGAAAGAGTTAAGATTGCACTACAACATGTAGAGAAATTATCCTGCAATTATCTTATTCAGTACTGGGCTAGTATTGTAATTGATGGCCAGACTTTCCTAACAACTTCAGATCAGCCTTTTGGTCTTACCAGACTTGAATACGGACTATGTTCGTACAGGAAAAAGTGCCTGAGCCATGCAATTCCTGTTGAGCTGAAGAACAGTACCCAATGTGAAAATGACCTTGGTCCCCCCGGACGTGTGTTCAAACATAGGTTGCCTGAACTATGTACAGACGTGAAGAATTACAGCCAACAAGAGTTCCCTTTACGGGATGATGCTGTAGCCTGGAGCATACAATGGTGCTATACTGTCCCTGTTTTTGATCCATCTCGAGACACCTTTGTCGGGGTACTTGAGTTGGTCACCAGTCACCAAACAAATGAATGGATATTTGGAAACTCTGTCTTGCCCATTTTCAAGATGCTCCAG GTGGTGGATCTTAAATCTCCAGATTCATATTGTCCGCTTGATTTGAAA gttttggatgaccggCAATGTGCTCTTGGTGGATTATACAAGGCAATCGAAGTGGTATGTCAAAAACATCAATTTCTCTTTGCTCAGATTTGGGTCAGTGTTGCTGATTCATGGTGCACTGGAAAAGTTATCACTGTTAGACAACGACACATTGCAATCAACGATAACCAAAACTTAAGTTTATTCAAATATGCAAGTGGTCTTCAGTACATATTAGAAGGATACGGTGTTGTTGGCAGGGCTTTCTCATCAAAATCTTCATGCTTTTGCCGAGATGTAACACGGTTGAGCATAATGGAATACCCCTTGGTAACTTGTGCTCGCGAAGCTGGTTTAACTGGTTGTTTTGCAATCTGTTTAAGTGCTCCGGGCAATGATGACAATGTTTTCATACTAGAGTTCTTCTTGCCCCCAAATGAGCTTCTGCGTAGGAATCTACAAGACTTCCTGAAGTTAGTTTTGGGCACGGTGAAACAACAGTTGCAACACGTTAAGGTTGCAGTCGGACATGATTTTGGAGAGATGTTACCTGTTGAAGTCATCAAGATTTCTTCTGACGATGAACTTGATTCTTTTGATATCTGTCAAACTACTAAAGAACTGCAGAATGCTGAGCCATTGCCAAATGGAGGAGAGTTGATGTTGCTTGACACACCAAATCAGCAGTCTTTTTCTTCCGAAACAAATCAGCAACTGAGTTTGGATATTGATGAGATAAATGCTGAAAGGGATAGCATAGCTGTAAGTGAAGAACAGTGCAATTCCGCTGGATCTTCAACTAGCGCTAAAACCTcacaaaacaaagaaagaaaactgCAGCTGGACTTATCAACACGACAGGCAAAGCAGGGAGCAAATGCTgggaacaaaagaaaaaagggtaaACGGATATTTACCTCTGAGTCAGAGATtcagaaagaaagagagaggatAGAACAGGACCATAACATCAACCTCAAAAAAATTGAAGACCGTTCGTCAATGACTCAAGATGCCGCTGCCAATGATTTGGGAG TTGGCAAATCAACACTGAAGCGTATATGTAGATTATACGGTATAACTAGATGGCCACCCAAGAATAAGGAGAAGAAAACAAAATGCTCCCACTCTCGTAAAATGAAATCAATCCTCCCTGCTGAGGAAGATGTCAATGCTAGAACAAAATTCCAGCAATCTTCTGATTCCCCTAACAAGGAAGACACAATTAATGGAGCTAAAGTTGGAGCACATGTTACAGAAATCCTAGATGGTACAGCTGTGATTACAAAGGTAAATTATGGAGATAGGATGCTAAAATTGAAGCTAACTAGTTCTTCTAAGATGAAGGATTTAGAAGAGGAAGTGGTAAAGAGGGTCGAGTCATCGATCGAAAGTTTTGATTTCACGTATGTAGATAAAGAGGGTGATACGATATTGATAAAATGTGATGAGGATTTGACGGAATGTTTTCTGCATTCTAGATCTTCAGAAAGCGCGACTGTTAAGATGTCCATCACCCCAAAGTCTTAA
- the LOC107777432 gene encoding protein NLP6-like isoform X2, whose product MESVFSEQAWSRQPNGLWVFWSERDDAEQLQNHFSFTTDVVTKRMVIKERVKIALQHVEKLSCNYLIQYWASIVIDGQTFLTTSDQPFGLTRLEYGLCSYRKKCLSHAIPVELKNSTQCENDLGPPGRVFKHRLPELCTDVKNYSQQEFPLRDDAVAWSIQWCYTVPVFDPSRDTFVGVLELVTSHQTNEWIFGNSVLPIFKMLQVLDDRQCALGGLYKAIEVVCQKHQFLFAQIWVSVADSWCTGKVITVRQRHIAINDNQNLSLFKYASGLQYILEGYGVVGRAFSSKSSCFCRDVTRLSIMEYPLVTCAREAGLTGCFAICLSAPGNDDNVFILEFFLPPNELLRRNLQDFLKLVLGTVKQQLQHVKVAVGHDFGEMLPVEVIKISSDDELDSFDICQTTKELQNAEPLPNGGELMLLDTPNQQSFSSETNQQLSLDIDEINAERDSIAVSEEQCNSAGSSTSAKTSQNKERKLQLDLSTRQAKQGANAGNKRKKGKRIFTSESEIQKERERIEQDHNINLKKIEDRSSMTQDAAANDLGVGKSTLKRICRLYGITRWPPKNKEKKTKCSHSRKMKSILPAEEDVNARTKFQQSSDSPNKEDTINGAKVGAHVTEILDGTAVITKVNYGDRMLKLKLTSSSKMKDLEEEVVKRVESSIESFDFTYVDKEGDTILIKCDEDLTECFLHSRSSESATVKMSITPKS is encoded by the exons ATGGAGAGTGTGTTCAGTGAACAAGCCTGGTCCCGCCAACCCAATGGtctatgggttttttggagtgaACGTGATGATGCAGAGCAGCTTCAGAATCACTTCTCCTTCA CTACAGATGTTGTTACTAAACGCATGGTAATCAAGGAAAGAGTTAAGATTGCACTACAACATGTAGAGAAATTATCCTGCAATTATCTTATTCAGTACTGGGCTAGTATTGTAATTGATGGCCAGACTTTCCTAACAACTTCAGATCAGCCTTTTGGTCTTACCAGACTTGAATACGGACTATGTTCGTACAGGAAAAAGTGCCTGAGCCATGCAATTCCTGTTGAGCTGAAGAACAGTACCCAATGTGAAAATGACCTTGGTCCCCCCGGACGTGTGTTCAAACATAGGTTGCCTGAACTATGTACAGACGTGAAGAATTACAGCCAACAAGAGTTCCCTTTACGGGATGATGCTGTAGCCTGGAGCATACAATGGTGCTATACTGTCCCTGTTTTTGATCCATCTCGAGACACCTTTGTCGGGGTACTTGAGTTGGTCACCAGTCACCAAACAAATGAATGGATATTTGGAAACTCTGTCTTGCCCATTTTCAAGATGCTCCAG gttttggatgaccggCAATGTGCTCTTGGTGGATTATACAAGGCAATCGAAGTGGTATGTCAAAAACATCAATTTCTCTTTGCTCAGATTTGGGTCAGTGTTGCTGATTCATGGTGCACTGGAAAAGTTATCACTGTTAGACAACGACACATTGCAATCAACGATAACCAAAACTTAAGTTTATTCAAATATGCAAGTGGTCTTCAGTACATATTAGAAGGATACGGTGTTGTTGGCAGGGCTTTCTCATCAAAATCTTCATGCTTTTGCCGAGATGTAACACGGTTGAGCATAATGGAATACCCCTTGGTAACTTGTGCTCGCGAAGCTGGTTTAACTGGTTGTTTTGCAATCTGTTTAAGTGCTCCGGGCAATGATGACAATGTTTTCATACTAGAGTTCTTCTTGCCCCCAAATGAGCTTCTGCGTAGGAATCTACAAGACTTCCTGAAGTTAGTTTTGGGCACGGTGAAACAACAGTTGCAACACGTTAAGGTTGCAGTCGGACATGATTTTGGAGAGATGTTACCTGTTGAAGTCATCAAGATTTCTTCTGACGATGAACTTGATTCTTTTGATATCTGTCAAACTACTAAAGAACTGCAGAATGCTGAGCCATTGCCAAATGGAGGAGAGTTGATGTTGCTTGACACACCAAATCAGCAGTCTTTTTCTTCCGAAACAAATCAGCAACTGAGTTTGGATATTGATGAGATAAATGCTGAAAGGGATAGCATAGCTGTAAGTGAAGAACAGTGCAATTCCGCTGGATCTTCAACTAGCGCTAAAACCTcacaaaacaaagaaagaaaactgCAGCTGGACTTATCAACACGACAGGCAAAGCAGGGAGCAAATGCTgggaacaaaagaaaaaagggtaaACGGATATTTACCTCTGAGTCAGAGATtcagaaagaaagagagaggatAGAACAGGACCATAACATCAACCTCAAAAAAATTGAAGACCGTTCGTCAATGACTCAAGATGCCGCTGCCAATGATTTGGGAG TTGGCAAATCAACACTGAAGCGTATATGTAGATTATACGGTATAACTAGATGGCCACCCAAGAATAAGGAGAAGAAAACAAAATGCTCCCACTCTCGTAAAATGAAATCAATCCTCCCTGCTGAGGAAGATGTCAATGCTAGAACAAAATTCCAGCAATCTTCTGATTCCCCTAACAAGGAAGACACAATTAATGGAGCTAAAGTTGGAGCACATGTTACAGAAATCCTAGATGGTACAGCTGTGATTACAAAGGTAAATTATGGAGATAGGATGCTAAAATTGAAGCTAACTAGTTCTTCTAAGATGAAGGATTTAGAAGAGGAAGTGGTAAAGAGGGTCGAGTCATCGATCGAAAGTTTTGATTTCACGTATGTAGATAAAGAGGGTGATACGATATTGATAAAATGTGATGAGGATTTGACGGAATGTTTTCTGCATTCTAGATCTTCAGAAAGCGCGACTGTTAAGATGTCCATCACCCCAAAGTCTTAA